One genomic window of Cystobacter ferrugineus includes the following:
- the bfr gene encoding bacterioferritin: MKGHPQVIDLLNEVLTTELTAINEYFLHARIAENWGYERIGRKIYEESIGEMKHADKLVKRILFLEGLPNLQRLAKVNVGESLPEMLRLDLALEQGSQKRLNEGIELCRSLADNGSREVLERILEDTEEHIDWLEAQLELIKQVGETNYLAQQIKKES; the protein is encoded by the coding sequence ATGAAAGGCCATCCCCAGGTCATCGACCTGCTCAACGAAGTCCTGACGACCGAGCTGACGGCGATCAACGAGTACTTCCTGCACGCGCGTATCGCGGAGAACTGGGGGTACGAGCGGATCGGACGGAAGATCTACGAAGAGTCGATCGGCGAGATGAAGCACGCGGACAAGCTCGTCAAGCGCATCCTCTTCCTGGAGGGACTGCCGAACCTGCAGCGCCTGGCCAAGGTGAACGTGGGTGAGAGCCTTCCGGAGATGCTCCGCCTGGACCTGGCCCTGGAGCAGGGCTCCCAGAAGCGCCTCAACGAGGGCATCGAGCTGTGCCGCTCGCTGGCGGACAACGGCAGCCGGGAAGTGCTGGAGCGCATCCTCGAGGACACCGAGGAGCACATCGACTGGCTCGAGGCCCAGCTCGAGCTGATCAAGCAGGTGGGTGAGACGAACTACCTGGCCCAGCAGATCAAGAAGGAAAGCTGA
- a CDS encoding sigma-70 family RNA polymerase sigma factor, with amino-acid sequence MTSGEDAPFTRMLLARAPEDRRDWLREWPGLEALLAGHLAAGEGAWPTVKLAPESFLRHLARHLPDPGAPEDALRQLHAADLYLACACAEGEPQALLAFEQHVLRKVPARLGPLPSATLDELLQMLRQRLLLGVGGAPPRIADYAGRGPLRAWVRIVAARMVSAMSNQNGRQELFSEPPEALEQLLAPDDPEREVLRADSSEALSSALRAALVALPERERALLRMHHLHGLTMDRLATMYGESRSSVARHVAQARERLLRLTRHELAARLKLEGHELESLLGLVRSRLDLNLGGLMD; translated from the coding sequence ATGACGAGCGGAGAGGACGCTCCCTTCACGCGGATGCTGCTGGCGCGAGCCCCCGAGGATCGCCGTGACTGGCTCCGGGAGTGGCCCGGGCTGGAGGCGCTGCTCGCGGGACATCTCGCCGCGGGAGAAGGAGCCTGGCCCACGGTGAAGCTCGCACCGGAGTCCTTCCTGCGCCACCTCGCCCGGCACCTGCCCGACCCGGGGGCTCCCGAGGACGCGCTGCGACAACTCCACGCGGCCGACCTCTATCTGGCGTGTGCTTGTGCCGAGGGTGAACCCCAGGCCCTGCTCGCCTTCGAGCAGCACGTGCTGCGCAAGGTGCCCGCGCGCCTCGGCCCGCTGCCGTCCGCCACCCTGGACGAGCTGCTCCAGATGTTGCGCCAGCGGCTGCTGCTGGGGGTGGGGGGAGCGCCTCCGCGCATCGCCGACTACGCGGGCCGGGGCCCCCTGCGCGCCTGGGTGCGCATCGTCGCCGCGCGCATGGTGAGCGCGATGTCCAACCAGAATGGACGCCAGGAGCTCTTCTCCGAGCCCCCCGAGGCGCTCGAGCAGTTGCTGGCCCCGGACGATCCGGAGCGCGAGGTGCTGCGCGCCGATTCCTCCGAGGCGCTCTCCTCCGCGCTGCGTGCCGCGCTGGTGGCCCTGCCCGAGCGCGAGCGCGCCCTGCTGCGCATGCACCACCTGCATGGCCTCACCATGGACCGGCTCGCGACGATGTATGGCGAGTCGCGCTCCAGCGTCGCGCGCCACGTGGCCCAGGCCCGCGAGCGGCTGCTGCGGCTCACCCGCCACGAGCTGGCGGCCCGGTTGAAGCTCGAGGGCCACGAGCTGGAGAGCCTCCTCGGCCTCGTGCGCAGCCGGTTGGATCTCAACCTCGGTGGGTTGATGGACTGA
- a CDS encoding tetratricopeptide repeat protein: protein MTTPPTCPDETTLSDFLAGMLAEEDRTRVRAHVDGCEECQRQVALGASSSPGAPEEETDTPLAPGARLARYVVLRRIGRGSMGEVYAAHDPELERQVALKLLRSEGRHVEELRQRLLREAQALARLSHPHVVAVHDVGVCDQVVFLAMELVEGCTLADWLKQPRPWAEVLRVFVDAGRGLAAAHAAGLVHRDFKPANVLVGRDGRVRVTDFGLARSSDREHTPEEDSGPLSSSRGPGDVRSPLTRTGALLGTPAYMAPEQFAGQSADALSDQFSFCVALHEALHGARPFEGKTLEELHQAMHEERLRPPGGESKVPARVRRAVRQGLRASPGQRHPSMEALLAQLTPATSRVRTWVAASAVAASLLGVSLGYVAAHRREVRCEQETEKLAAAWSPERRERVHQAFLATGKPYAAAAWETVSRVLDAHATTWHTLRAESCLATSQEDEHTAWLKTACLDTRLWHFAAVTGVLEKADAQTVQNAPQMVASLEGLAGCMEVPQVATRPQPPDALRPQVDAARRRLAEARARLDIGNHASGLEVTTALLKQIEGLDFRPLEAEVLIQHGQLQGLLGKTKEAEELLYRAVWAAEAGRDDEMVARAWILLLWVVGDQMARMDEANRIVHHARAAVERLGRERVPALATDLNLRMGGLLLVQGKLDEADAEFSQGLELSRRTLGPESLRTSYLLAGLGRVRSRQMRGAEALALFRQAQELRERMWGPDHPTLALNLNNIATQLQQQGRPEEALATFRRALSLLEAARSPDHPSLAAPINNLAVLLRYEGRLEESRRYFTRALAIFERSKGPGHPNTITALGGLGMVAYDEQKPDEALGYARQALERIQRSLGPDTPRAELPLRTLALVHLRAGRPAQAREHLSRALRLLEKENGPDSAVLTGVMRELGLVNLRSGVPREGLTRCQRALELDEQAQGAESPDVALDLACLGEAHLELGAPERAVPLLERARRIHERAPGDKLDAAWACFLLARALEHGTPGQRTRVAALVEEARSQMAALGTRARVEHRALMEWRTRRPLLAERGGSP, encoded by the coding sequence GTGACTACCCCTCCGACGTGTCCGGACGAGACGACGCTGAGTGACTTCCTCGCGGGGATGCTCGCGGAGGAAGACCGGACACGGGTGCGCGCGCACGTGGACGGATGCGAGGAGTGCCAGCGTCAGGTGGCGTTGGGGGCCAGCTCTTCTCCGGGTGCGCCGGAGGAGGAAACGGACACCCCCCTGGCCCCGGGAGCCCGGCTCGCGCGCTACGTGGTGCTCAGGCGCATCGGCCGGGGCTCCATGGGCGAGGTGTACGCGGCGCACGATCCCGAGCTGGAGCGGCAGGTGGCGCTCAAGCTGCTGCGCTCGGAGGGCCGGCACGTGGAGGAGCTGCGGCAGCGGCTGCTGCGCGAGGCCCAGGCGCTGGCCCGGCTGTCCCACCCGCACGTCGTCGCCGTGCACGACGTGGGCGTGTGTGACCAGGTGGTCTTCCTGGCCATGGAGCTGGTGGAGGGCTGCACGCTGGCGGACTGGCTGAAGCAGCCGCGCCCCTGGGCCGAGGTGCTGCGCGTCTTCGTCGACGCGGGGCGGGGGCTGGCGGCGGCACACGCGGCGGGCCTGGTCCATCGCGACTTCAAACCCGCCAACGTCCTCGTGGGCCGGGACGGCCGCGTGCGGGTGACGGACTTCGGGCTGGCGCGCAGCTCGGATCGGGAACACACGCCCGAGGAGGACTCCGGCCCCCTGTCCTCCTCCCGGGGGCCCGGCGACGTCCGCTCTCCGCTCACCCGGACGGGCGCGCTGCTGGGCACGCCGGCCTACATGGCTCCCGAGCAGTTCGCCGGACAGAGCGCGGACGCGCTGTCGGACCAGTTCAGCTTCTGCGTGGCGCTCCACGAGGCGCTCCACGGCGCGCGGCCCTTCGAGGGCAAGACACTCGAGGAGCTGCACCAGGCCATGCACGAGGAGCGGCTCCGTCCGCCCGGCGGCGAGTCGAAGGTGCCCGCCCGGGTGCGGCGCGCGGTGCGACAGGGCCTGCGGGCCTCGCCCGGCCAGCGCCACCCCTCCATGGAAGCGCTGCTGGCCCAGCTCACCCCCGCCACCTCGCGGGTGCGCACCTGGGTGGCCGCCTCCGCCGTCGCCGCCAGCCTGCTGGGCGTGTCCCTGGGCTACGTGGCGGCCCACCGGCGCGAGGTGCGCTGCGAGCAGGAGACGGAGAAGCTCGCCGCCGCCTGGAGCCCCGAGCGGCGCGAGCGCGTGCACCAGGCCTTCCTCGCCACCGGCAAGCCCTACGCCGCCGCCGCCTGGGAGACCGTCTCCCGCGTGCTGGATGCCCACGCCACCACCTGGCACACGCTGCGCGCCGAGTCCTGTCTGGCGACGAGCCAGGAAGATGAACACACCGCGTGGCTGAAGACGGCCTGCCTCGACACCCGGCTGTGGCACTTCGCCGCCGTCACCGGCGTGCTGGAGAAGGCGGACGCCCAGACGGTGCAGAACGCGCCCCAGATGGTGGCCTCGCTCGAGGGACTCGCCGGGTGCATGGAAGTCCCCCAGGTGGCCACCCGGCCCCAACCTCCCGACGCCCTGCGCCCCCAGGTGGACGCCGCGCGCCGCCGGCTCGCCGAGGCCCGCGCCCGCCTGGACATCGGCAACCACGCCTCCGGCCTCGAGGTCACCACCGCGCTCTTGAAGCAGATCGAGGGGCTCGACTTCCGCCCGCTGGAGGCCGAGGTGCTCATCCAGCACGGGCAACTGCAAGGCCTGCTCGGCAAGACCAAGGAGGCCGAGGAGCTCCTCTACCGTGCCGTGTGGGCCGCCGAGGCCGGGCGCGACGACGAGATGGTGGCGCGCGCGTGGATCCTCCTGCTGTGGGTGGTGGGGGATCAGATGGCGCGCATGGACGAGGCCAACCGCATCGTCCACCACGCCCGGGCCGCCGTGGAGCGGCTGGGGCGCGAGCGCGTCCCGGCACTCGCCACGGACCTGAACCTGCGCATGGGCGGGCTCCTGCTGGTGCAGGGCAAGCTGGACGAGGCGGACGCGGAGTTCTCCCAGGGGCTGGAGCTGTCGCGCCGGACCCTGGGCCCGGAGAGCCTGCGCACCTCGTACCTGCTGGCCGGACTGGGGCGGGTGCGCTCGCGGCAGATGCGCGGCGCGGAAGCCCTGGCGCTCTTCCGCCAGGCCCAGGAGCTGCGCGAGCGGATGTGGGGACCGGATCACCCCACGCTCGCGCTCAACCTCAACAACATCGCCACCCAGTTGCAGCAGCAGGGCCGGCCCGAGGAGGCGCTCGCCACCTTCCGCCGCGCCCTGTCCCTGCTGGAGGCGGCGCGCTCCCCGGATCATCCGAGCCTCGCCGCGCCGATCAACAACCTGGCCGTCCTGCTGCGGTACGAGGGCCGGCTGGAGGAGTCCCGGCGGTACTTCACGCGCGCGCTCGCCATCTTCGAGCGCAGCAAGGGCCCCGGCCATCCCAACACCATCACCGCGCTCGGCGGGCTGGGAATGGTGGCCTACGACGAGCAGAAGCCCGACGAGGCGCTCGGCTACGCCCGGCAAGCGCTCGAGCGCATTCAACGAAGCCTGGGACCGGACACCCCCCGCGCCGAGCTGCCGCTGCGCACCCTCGCCCTCGTCCACCTGCGCGCGGGCCGCCCCGCCCAGGCCCGCGAGCACCTCTCGCGCGCCCTGCGGCTGCTGGAGAAGGAGAACGGCCCGGACAGCGCGGTGCTCACGGGCGTGATGCGCGAGCTGGGCCTAGTGAACCTGCGCTCGGGAGTCCCCCGGGAGGGCCTCACGCGCTGCCAGCGCGCCCTCGAGCTCGACGAGCAGGCGCAGGGGGCGGAGAGCCCGGACGTGGCGTTGGACCTGGCCTGTCTCGGCGAGGCCCACCTGGAGCTCGGGGCCCCCGAGCGGGCGGTGCCGCTGCTCGAGCGCGCCCGGCGCATCCACGAGCGAGCCCCCGGAGACAAGCTGGACGCGGCCTGGGCTTGCTTCCTCCTGGCCCGAGCGCTCGAGCACGGCACACCCGGACAGAGGACACGCGTGGCCGCCCTGGTGGAGGAGGCTCGGAGCCAGATGGCGGCACTGGGGACGCGCGCCCGCGTGGAGCACCGCGCGCTGATGGAATGGAGGACCCGGCGCCCCCTGCTGGCCGAGAGAGGGGGCTCCCCATGA
- a CDS encoding ABC transporter ATP-binding protein — MGSRMAPPPPELAVDARGLVKRFGGFTALQGMDLNIPRGAFYAFLGPNGAGKSTTIALLTGVYAPDAGHIQLLGVDAVARPLEIKRHIGVVPEELSLFERLSGRQYLTFCGRMYGLAGDEAAARAAELLELTELTYKAGALVAEYSKGMRRRLAIAAALIHAPELVLLDEPFEGIDVLAAGVIRELLRELSRRGVTLLLTTHVLEIAERLATHAGVIRGGKMVDEGTVEQLKERHGAPSLEAVFEKLIFVPAARNARLSFYGEAPEAPGVALRRGSA, encoded by the coding sequence ATGGGCTCGCGCATGGCACCCCCTCCTCCTGAGCTGGCCGTAGACGCCCGTGGGCTCGTGAAGCGCTTTGGCGGCTTCACCGCGCTGCAAGGCATGGACCTGAACATCCCGCGAGGCGCCTTCTATGCGTTCCTCGGCCCCAATGGGGCAGGCAAGTCCACCACCATCGCGCTGCTCACCGGCGTGTACGCACCCGACGCCGGACACATCCAGCTCCTGGGCGTGGACGCGGTGGCGCGGCCCCTGGAGATCAAGCGCCACATCGGCGTGGTGCCCGAGGAGCTGAGCCTCTTCGAGCGGCTGAGCGGGCGGCAGTACCTCACCTTCTGCGGGCGCATGTACGGGCTGGCGGGCGACGAGGCGGCGGCACGGGCGGCGGAGCTGCTCGAGCTCACCGAGCTCACGTACAAGGCGGGCGCGCTGGTGGCCGAGTACTCCAAGGGCATGCGGCGGAGGCTGGCGATCGCCGCGGCGCTCATCCACGCGCCCGAGCTGGTGCTGCTGGACGAGCCCTTCGAGGGCATCGACGTGCTGGCCGCGGGCGTCATCCGCGAGCTGTTGCGCGAGCTGAGCCGGCGCGGGGTGACGCTGCTGCTCACCACGCACGTGCTGGAGATCGCCGAGCGGCTGGCCACGCACGCGGGCGTCATCCGCGGCGGGAAGATGGTGGACGAGGGCACGGTGGAGCAGTTGAAGGAGCGCCACGGCGCGCCCTCGCTGGAGGCCGTGTTCGAGAAGCTCATCTTCGTGCCGGCCGCGCGCAACGCGAGGCTGTCCTTCTATGGGGAGGCGCCCGAGGCGCCCGGAGTGGCGCTGCGCCGGGGTTCCGCGTGA
- a CDS encoding (2Fe-2S)-binding protein, with protein sequence MIVCLCRAVSDRTIRARISEGAQTVEELGAACGAGTGCGGCHDQLTQLIGEARQSNTVRPACRESCAASTLRVASVAI encoded by the coding sequence ATGATCGTCTGCCTGTGCCGTGCTGTTTCGGATCGGACCATTCGTGCCCGCATCTCCGAGGGAGCCCAGACGGTCGAGGAGTTGGGAGCGGCATGTGGGGCGGGGACGGGGTGCGGCGGGTGTCATGATCAACTCACTCAGCTCATCGGCGAGGCCCGTCAGTCCAACACCGTGCGGCCCGCGTGCCGTGAGAGTTGTGCCGCGTCGACCCTACGGGTAGCTTCCGTGGCCATATGA
- a CDS encoding two-component system sensor histidine kinase NtrB, which translates to MFLTREQRHLPPEELGRFRVLVGTTLILLLVSMVNVVAGPLFSSAKWLVPFGLVMSAGWVSLLVLMRGRLSPRLPSLLACSLFTASFSVLTFLVTTPGETSPHESAPAAIALLPALAVYLVGVRTGLLFTVIFCVNVGLLHPLYLSGFGTHHPLFSELHPWVNGLIDITVLLLTWTLSALFSSARDAANAAVRDSERKLASLLESTDDIVCSLDARGRIVTINSAARRRFRDVYGREPRPGDSLAERASPEIRENWHKTLAQVRQGQPFRREVAYPLANNETLHMDMSLNPILDEHGQGVGVTLFGRDIRERKRAEARLDELHRGLMEASRRAGMAEMATGVLHNVGNALNSVNVSASLVSEQLRGSRLRMLSRAVDLMKEHVNDLPAFLSGDARGRQLPEYLDSITQHLSQEHATMHEEMQRLIRNMEHIKAVVTLQQEHARSRGQVEPISVVELIDDALRLHATSFERLGIHIQREYDELPQVLLDRHKLLQILVNLLTNARHALLESGREAKRLSLRVRKGDDERLRIEVSDNGVGIAPEHMQRMFEHGFTTKKDGHGFGLHASALAAQEMEGRLSCDSAGPGQGATFIIELPLRSREITG; encoded by the coding sequence GTGTTCCTCACACGGGAGCAGCGCCACCTGCCCCCCGAGGAGCTCGGACGCTTCCGGGTGCTGGTGGGCACCACGCTCATCCTGCTGCTCGTCTCCATGGTGAACGTGGTGGCGGGGCCGCTGTTCTCCTCCGCGAAGTGGCTCGTGCCGTTCGGGCTGGTGATGTCGGCGGGCTGGGTGTCGCTGCTGGTGTTGATGCGCGGACGGCTCTCGCCCCGGCTCCCGTCGCTGCTGGCGTGCAGCCTGTTCACCGCCTCGTTCTCGGTGCTCACCTTCCTCGTGACCACGCCGGGCGAGACCTCGCCCCACGAGAGCGCGCCCGCCGCGATCGCGCTCCTGCCCGCGCTCGCCGTCTATCTGGTGGGAGTGCGCACGGGACTGCTGTTCACCGTGATCTTCTGCGTCAACGTGGGGCTGCTCCACCCGCTCTACCTGTCGGGCTTCGGCACCCACCACCCGCTCTTCTCCGAGCTTCACCCCTGGGTGAACGGACTGATCGACATCACCGTCCTGCTGCTCACCTGGACGCTGAGCGCGTTGTTCAGCTCCGCGCGTGATGCGGCGAACGCCGCGGTCCGCGACAGCGAGCGCAAGCTGGCCAGCCTCCTGGAGAGCACCGATGACATCGTGTGCTCGCTGGACGCGCGGGGCCGCATCGTCACCATCAACTCCGCCGCGAGGCGGCGCTTCCGCGACGTCTACGGACGGGAACCGCGCCCGGGTGACTCGTTGGCCGAGCGCGCCTCGCCCGAGATACGGGAGAACTGGCACAAGACCCTGGCCCAGGTGCGCCAGGGCCAGCCCTTCCGCCGCGAGGTCGCCTATCCCCTGGCCAACAACGAAACCCTGCATATGGACATGTCGCTCAACCCCATCCTGGACGAGCACGGGCAGGGGGTGGGCGTGACGCTCTTCGGACGCGACATCCGGGAGCGCAAGCGGGCCGAGGCCCGGCTGGACGAGCTGCACCGCGGCCTGATGGAGGCCTCGCGCCGGGCCGGCATGGCGGAGATGGCCACGGGCGTGCTGCACAACGTGGGCAACGCGCTCAACAGCGTCAACGTCTCGGCCTCGCTCGTCAGCGAGCAGTTGCGCGGCTCACGGCTGCGCATGCTGTCGCGCGCCGTGGACCTGATGAAGGAGCACGTGAACGACCTGCCCGCCTTCCTCTCGGGCGACGCCAGGGGACGTCAGCTTCCCGAGTACCTCGACTCCATCACCCAGCACCTGAGCCAGGAACACGCGACGATGCATGAGGAGATGCAGCGGCTCATCCGCAACATGGAGCACATCAAGGCCGTGGTGACCCTGCAGCAGGAGCACGCCCGCTCCCGCGGCCAGGTGGAGCCCATCTCCGTGGTGGAGCTCATCGACGACGCGCTGCGCCTGCACGCGACGTCCTTCGAGCGGCTGGGCATCCACATCCAGCGTGAATACGACGAGCTGCCCCAGGTGCTGTTGGACCGGCACAAGCTGCTGCAGATCCTGGTGAACCTGCTGACCAACGCCCGGCACGCCCTCCTGGAGAGCGGACGGGAGGCGAAGCGGCTCTCACTCCGCGTGCGCAAGGGCGATGACGAGCGGCTGCGCATCGAGGTGAGCGACAACGGGGTGGGCATCGCCCCGGAGCACATGCAGCGCATGTTCGAGCATGGCTTCACCACGAAGAAGGACGGCCACGGCTTCGGGCTGCACGCCAGCGCCCTGGCGGCCCAGGAGATGGAGGGACGGCTGAGCTGCGACAGCGCCGGGCCAGGCCAGGGCGCCACCTTCATCATCGAGCTGCCCCTGCGTTCACGGGAAATCACGGGATAA
- a CDS encoding response regulator, translated as MSDMIDSQKLFDSAPAPLMVLDRELKYVAANQAYLQATSLRRDEIIGRNLFEVLPRDSDPSDPDGAVKLRESLERVLASRMPDLLAMAVQPVSRPGEGGPVLEKRVWTYSHKPLLDATGNVAFILQHAVDVTDLRTTNGATGAKGPRLEGVSGEQLASLIGQAWTVQENNKELDYERRYLRQLIDLLPGCVGVLRGPDYVFDMINANYLPYVGFRDVVGLPLLKARPEFEGNKSLFDMLGRVYYQGETISMKGYKLAIRLQKDGPIENLVVDFEYRPVRVSGGPVMAILIYGQDVTEKAHAEAQVRHYQEHLEQLVRERTRALEESEAERRKTEEQLRQSQKMEAVGKLTGGVAHDFNNLLQVIAGNLQLLQRDVVGNERALHRVQTATRAVERGAKLASQLLSFARRQPLQPLVVNLSRLVRGMDELLRRTLGEDVELETVTAGGLWNTAIDPNQLENVILNLAINARDAMSNNGKLTIEVSNAVLDDRYCRMHPEVLPGQYVLLAVSDTGSGMTPEVMERAFEPFFTTKPEGRGTGLGLSMVYGFVKQSGGHIKLYSELGHGTTIKLYMPRAVEAESMDAQVITGPIEGGTETILVVEDDPEVRTTVVEMVSELGYRVLKAVDAQSALVILQSGVPIELLFTDVVMPGPVRSPELAKQAKALHPDIEVLFTSGYTENAIVHGGRLDPGVQLLSKPYSREDLARKLRQLLNGRQQRLAVRGAARVVPRPLTSPAPAPSASPSPTPPPAPAPSASSSPTPPASRRLRVLLVEDDEDVRSSACELMDLLGHEVLAVTSAEEAKGAMAASGFDVLFTDVTLPGASGVDLAREVASRKTGIKIILASGHGHVALPRGEAPLEGVVVLPKPYALPQIQAALEQAVALP; from the coding sequence ATGTCCGACATGATCGATTCCCAGAAGCTGTTCGACTCCGCCCCGGCTCCGCTCATGGTCCTGGACCGGGAACTGAAGTATGTCGCGGCCAACCAGGCCTATCTGCAGGCCACGTCGCTGCGGCGTGACGAGATCATCGGGCGCAACCTCTTCGAGGTGCTCCCCCGGGACTCGGACCCCTCGGACCCCGACGGCGCGGTGAAGCTCCGGGAGTCCCTCGAGCGGGTGCTCGCCAGCCGCATGCCGGACCTGCTCGCGATGGCGGTCCAGCCCGTCTCCCGTCCTGGCGAGGGGGGCCCCGTGCTCGAGAAGCGCGTGTGGACCTACTCCCACAAGCCCCTGCTGGATGCCACGGGCAACGTGGCCTTCATCCTCCAGCACGCCGTGGACGTCACCGATCTGCGCACCACGAATGGCGCGACCGGAGCCAAGGGGCCGCGGCTGGAAGGGGTCTCCGGGGAGCAGCTCGCGTCCCTCATCGGTCAGGCGTGGACCGTCCAGGAGAACAACAAGGAGCTGGACTACGAGCGCCGCTATCTGCGCCAGCTCATCGATCTGCTTCCCGGGTGCGTGGGCGTCCTGCGCGGTCCCGACTACGTCTTCGACATGATCAACGCCAACTACCTGCCGTACGTTGGCTTCCGGGACGTCGTCGGCCTGCCGCTGCTCAAGGCGCGTCCCGAGTTCGAGGGCAACAAGTCCCTCTTCGACATGCTCGGGCGGGTGTACTACCAGGGCGAGACGATCTCGATGAAGGGCTACAAGCTCGCCATCCGCCTGCAGAAGGATGGGCCGATCGAGAACCTCGTCGTGGACTTCGAGTACCGGCCCGTGCGCGTGTCGGGCGGTCCCGTCATGGCCATCCTCATCTATGGCCAGGACGTCACCGAGAAGGCGCACGCCGAGGCCCAGGTGCGCCACTACCAGGAGCACCTGGAGCAGTTGGTGCGCGAGCGCACCCGCGCGCTCGAGGAGAGCGAGGCCGAGCGGCGCAAGACCGAGGAGCAGCTGCGCCAGTCCCAGAAGATGGAAGCGGTGGGCAAGCTCACCGGCGGCGTGGCGCACGACTTCAACAACCTGCTCCAGGTCATCGCCGGCAACCTCCAGCTCCTGCAGCGCGACGTGGTGGGCAACGAGCGCGCCCTGCATCGCGTGCAGACGGCCACCCGCGCCGTGGAGCGCGGCGCCAAGCTCGCCTCCCAGTTGCTCTCCTTCGCGCGCCGCCAGCCGCTCCAGCCGCTCGTCGTCAACTTGAGCCGGCTGGTGCGCGGCATGGACGAGCTGCTGCGCCGCACGCTGGGCGAGGACGTGGAGCTGGAGACCGTCACCGCCGGCGGGCTGTGGAACACGGCCATCGATCCCAACCAGCTCGAGAACGTCATCCTCAACCTGGCCATCAACGCACGGGACGCGATGAGCAACAACGGCAAGCTGACGATCGAGGTCAGCAATGCCGTGCTCGATGATCGCTACTGCCGGATGCACCCCGAGGTGCTTCCCGGCCAGTACGTGTTGCTGGCCGTGTCGGACACCGGCAGCGGCATGACGCCGGAGGTGATGGAGCGGGCCTTCGAGCCGTTCTTCACCACCAAGCCCGAGGGCCGCGGCACGGGCCTGGGCCTGAGCATGGTGTACGGCTTCGTCAAGCAGAGCGGCGGCCACATCAAGCTCTACAGCGAGCTGGGGCATGGCACGACCATCAAGCTCTACATGCCTCGCGCGGTGGAGGCCGAGTCGATGGACGCCCAGGTCATCACCGGCCCCATCGAGGGAGGCACGGAGACCATCCTGGTGGTGGAGGACGACCCCGAGGTGCGCACCACGGTGGTGGAGATGGTGAGCGAGCTGGGCTACCGCGTGCTCAAGGCCGTGGACGCGCAGAGCGCGCTGGTGATTCTCCAGAGCGGTGTGCCCATCGAGCTGTTGTTCACCGACGTGGTGATGCCCGGTCCGGTGCGCAGCCCCGAACTGGCCAAGCAGGCCAAGGCGCTCCACCCGGACATCGAGGTGCTCTTCACCTCGGGCTACACGGAGAACGCCATCGTCCATGGCGGACGGTTGGATCCGGGAGTGCAGTTGCTGAGCAAGCCCTACAGCCGGGAAGACCTGGCCCGCAAGCTGAGGCAGTTGCTCAACGGCCGCCAGCAGCGGCTGGCGGTCCGGGGTGCCGCCCGCGTGGTGCCCAGGCCCCTCACGTCCCCAGCCCCCGCGCCCTCCGCGTCTCCTTCTCCCACGCCTCCCCCGGCCCCCGCGCCTTCCGCGTCTTCCTCTCCCACGCCCCCCGCGTCGCGCCGGCTGCGCGTGCTGCTGGTGGAGGACGACGAGGACGTGCGCTCCTCGGCGTGCGAGCTGATGGACCTGCTGGGCCACGAGGTGCTGGCGGTCACCAGCGCCGAGGAAGCCAAGGGCGCGATGGCCGCCAGCGGCTTCGACGTGTTGTTCACGGACGTGACGCTGCCCGGAGCCTCGGGTGTGGACCTGGCGCGCGAGGTGGCGAGCCGGAAGACGGGCATCAAGATCATCCTCGCCTCGGGCCATGGACATGTGGCGCTGCCCCGGGGAGAGGCGCCGCTGGAGGGCGTGGTGGTGCTGCCCAAGCCCTACGCGCTGCCGCAGATCCAGGCGGCGTTGGAGCAGGCGGTGGCCCTGCCTTGA